The Lasioglossum baleicum chromosome 12, iyLasBale1, whole genome shotgun sequence genome includes a region encoding these proteins:
- the LOC143214248 gene encoding transmembrane protein 19, giving the protein MTKMEKEQSRVLVPVLISACAIPISMLFWIVNVVYSTFHPDSDNHFEEHLVISPWRWLAVVAVPTFMALWGFRKKSLDITGAIFGFFVGFILTLTSYVHLACLFTFFVTSSKATKFRAHKKRKLEADYKEGGQRNWIQVLCNGGMATQLALLYLLDVGCGEHPVDFDKYYRSSWLSIGILGAFACCNGDTWASEIATVIGSSDPFLITTGKRVPRGTNGGVSWVGLLVSALGGLTVGLFYYFTVLYTVDSAVLQLAAPQWPVILAGCFGGLLGSVVDSILGATLQYSGINENGLVVERPGKRVRYICGRQILDNHSVNLLSSVIVAFTLPKLANLFWP; this is encoded by the exons ATGACGAAAATGGAGAAGGAACAATCTCGCGTGTTGGTTCCGGTTCTTATAAGTGCCTGTGCCATTCCAATTTCAATGCTTTTCTGGATCGTAAACGTTGTTTACTCTACGTTTCATCCAGACTCCGATAATCACTTCGAAG AGCATCTAGTAATATCACCATGGAGGTGGTTGGCTGTCGTTGCAGTCCCCACTTTTATGGCGCTCTGGGGCTTCAGAAAAAAAAGTCTGGACATCACTGGCGCTATTTTCG GATTTTTCGTGGGTTTTATTCTGACACTCACAAGTTATGTTCATCTGGCTTGTCTTTTCACATTCTTTGTTACATCTTCCAAGGCGACAAAGTTCCGTGCCcacaaaaaaagaaaacttgAAGCAGACTATAAGGAAGGTGGTCAAAGAAATTGGATTCAAGTCTTGTGCAATGGCGGTATGGCAACACAGTTGGCACTTTTGTACCTATTGGATGTTGGCTGTGGAgaacaccctgtagattttGATAAGTATTACAGGAGTTCATGGTTGTCGATCGGTATTCTAG GAGCTTTTGCGTGTTGCAATGGAGATACTTGGGCTTCGGAAATTGCAACAGTTATCGGTAGTAGCGATCCTTTCTTAATTACTACAGGAAAAAGAGTACCAAGAG GAACCAATGGTGGTGTTTCCTGGGTAGGTCTTTTGGTTTCCGCGCTCGGCGGTTTGACAGTGGGTTTGTTTTATTACTTTACCGTACTGTATACTGTAGACTCGGCTGTACTTCAATTAGCAGCGCCGCAATGGCCAGTTATTCTTGCTGGATGTTTCGGAGGTCTCCTTGGGAGTGTCGTAGACTCTATTTTAGGAGCTACTTTACAATATTCTG GAATTAATGAGAATGGATTAGTGGTAGAACGTCCTGGGAAACGAGTGAGATACATTTGCGGTAGACAAATTCTGGACAATCACAGTGTCAATCTTCTGTCAAGCGTCATCGTAGCGTTTACCTTACCAAAACTGGCAAATTTATTTTGGCCTTAA
- the Smc2 gene encoding structural maintenance of chromosomes 2 isoform X2, with the protein MVRAASLQDLVYKSGQAGIKKASVTITFDNRDRNSSPMGYEHYEEITITREVVIGGKNKYLINGSNVPNKRVQDMFCSVQLNVNNPHFLIMQGRITKVLNMKPAEILSMIEEAAGTRMYENKKEAALKTIEKKDSKLNEINNILKEELGPKLEKLKEEKSQYVEFQRIERELEHCKRICLAWKYVNAINESQKAEENVQVVRDKINEITKGIAAGEEELKEIEKEYDVVAKTRDTETGGQLQSLEQELQEVEKKQCKLTAEVNSSKESMKAAVKAVEQLKINIKDDEITCASRQKEYAKVEGLFKQLKETDQQDCKAVEAAQEKYQKISSGLLESQDGENATLEQQLITAKQAASEAQTERKQCDMTLNHNREQLKRKKTDLKSTGDEYKKYTKDLEDKEKELKNMENQLKRLNYQDGTIEALKQQRHTLRNEIRALEEKVDYFESRHPQTRFEYQKPEPNFNPNSVKGVVCKLITVKDKRAAYALDIAAGGKLYNVIVDTETTSKKLLQRGQLQQRVTIIPLNKMNGRTMDNGMVHLAQKIGGAENVQPALSLIEYSEETRSAMTWIFGQIFICKDIDVAKKIAFHERIMRKCVTLEGDVVDPSGTLSGGAASKAGSVLLKLEELKAIQNELDIKQHNLQNVEADLASLTGIADQYMSLKQTFDLRNYEIGVLKQRLEQTVYYKIKEEIDQLEKSIEELTQKMATAETNEKANLKRAGELEHLMKDSANIREKQLKGAEKELERLKKKAENSRKEWQKREQEAETLELEIKELQESIESGKEQLQASEEKLKSAQEIENKLEDELKEVKSNVKGLQSKIKEHKDVINQQNVQMRKLAARKDEIIKRSKDVELDIKKLNHEIGSIQLYATDCKQKVSELLRKYEWIEQDKIYFGKAGGIYDFEVNKPDEMKQKVHRLQTHHERLSRNINTRAVSLFDKEEEQYNEMMKKRKIVENDKKKILETIKHLDEKKRLTLLKAWKQVNKDFGSIFSSLLPGADAKLQAPENQTVTDGLEVKIAFSGIWKESLGELSGGQRSLVALSLILAMLLFNPAPLYILDEVDAALDLSHTENIGVMLKRHFKHSQFIVVSLKDGMFNNANVIFTTRFIDGMSTIIRN; encoded by the exons ATG GTCCGTGCAGCGTCGTTACAAGATTTAGTTTATAAATCTGGTCAAGCAGGTATTAAAAAAGCTAGCGTTACAATAACGTTCGACAATCGTGATAGAAATTCGTCTCCGATGGGATACGAACATTACGAAGAGATAACAATCACACGAGAGGTTGTAATCGGTGGGAAAAATAAGTATTTGATCAACGGTTCCAATGTTCCAAACAAGCGTGTACAAGATATGTTTTGTTCCGTTCAATTGAACGTGAATAATCCACACTTCTTGATTATGCAAGGGAGAATAACGAAAGTTCTTAACATGAAACCCGCAGAAATTTTATCTATGATAGAAGAGGCTGCGGGTACAAGAATGTACGAGAACAAGAAAGAGGCTGCGTTAAAGACTATAGAAAAGAAAGACAGtaaattgaatgaaataaacaat ATTTTGAAAGAAGAGCTAGGCCCAAAATTGGAAAAACTCAAGGAAGAAAAATCGCAATACGTGGAATTTCAACGTATAGAAAGAGAATTAGAACATTGTAAAAGAATTTGCCTCGCTTGGAAATACGTGAACGCTATAAATGAGAGTCAGAAAGCGGAGGAAAATGTACAAGTAGTTAGGGATAAAATCAATGAAATAACTAAAGGTATTGCAGCCGGCGAGGAAGAACTTAAAGAAATAGAGAAAGAGTACGATGTAGTTGCCAAAACGAGAGATACA GAAACAGGGGGTCAGCTACAATCTCTGGAGCAAGAATTACAAGAGGTAGAAAAGAAGCAATGTAAACTAACGGCTGAAGTGAACAGCAGCAAAGAAAGCATGAAAGCTGCTGTAAAGGCTGTAGAACAATTGAAGATTAACATAAAAGACGACGAAATTACTTGCGCATCCAGGCAGAAAGAATATGCTAAAGTTGAAGGGCTTTTCAAACAATTGAAAGAGACGGATCAACAAGATTGTAAAGCTGTGGAGGCTGCGCAAGAAAAATATCAGAAGATTAGTTCCGGTTTATTGGAGAGTCAAGATGGTGAAAATGCAACGTTGGAGCAGCAATTAATAACGGCGAAGCAAGCAGCTTCCGAAGCACAGACAGAGCGTAAACAATGTGACATGACATTAAATCATAATAGAGAACAACTAAAAAGGAAGAAGACGGATTTGAAAAGTACTGGAGACGAGTATAAGAAATATACTAAAGATCTTGAAGATAAGGAAAAGGAGCTAAAGAATATGGAGAATCAACTGAAACGATTAAATTATCAAGACGGAACCATAGAAGCGTTAAAACAACAAAGGCATACGCTGAGAAACGAGATAAGAGCGTTGGAAGAAAAAGTGGATTACTTCGAATCCAGACATCCACAAACTAGATTTGAATATCAAAAACCTGAACCTAATTTCAATCCCAATTCTGTGAAAGGAGTGGTGTGCAAATTAATTACAGTTAAGGATAAGAGAGCCGCGTACGCTTTAGATATTGCTGCGGGAGGAAAG TTGTACAATGTAATAGTCGATACTGAAACTACAAGTAAAAAATTACTTCAACGTGGTCAGTTGCAACAACGCGTTACCATTATTCCGTTGAACAAAATGAATGGAAGAACGATGGATAATGGAATGGTTCATTTGGCGCAAAAGATAGGTGGAGCAGAGAATGTGCAACCAGCGTTGTCGCTTATAGAGTATTCAGAAGAAACTCGATCAGCCATGACTTGGATTTTCggacaaattttcatttgcaaaGATATAGATGTTGCTAAGAAGATTGCGTTTCATGAGAGGATTATGAGAAAATGCGTTACTTTAGAAGGCGACGTCGTTGATCCTTCCGGTACACTATCTGGTGGTGCAGCATCGAAGGCTGGCTCTGTTTTATTAAAGCTAGAAGAGTTGAAAGCTATACAGAATGAATTGGACATTAAACAACACAATTTGCAAAATGTTGAGGCCGATTTGGCAAGTTTGACTGGTATTGCTGATCAGTACATGTCGTTAAAACAAACGTTTGATTTACGGAATTATGAAATCGGCGTGTTAAAACAAAGATTAGAACAGACagtctattataaaataaaagaagag ATTGATCAGTTGGAGAAAAGTATCGAAGAGCTTACGCAGAAAATGGCAACAGCAGAAACAAATGAGAAAGCGAATCTGAAACGTGCTGGAGAATTGGAACACCTAATGAAAGACTCGGCTAATATTCGCGAGAAACAATTGAAAGGAGCTGAGAAGGAACTAGAAAGACTGAAGAAGAAGGCAGAGAATAGTCGTAAAGAGTGGCAGAAACGAGAACAGGAGGCAGAGACACTTGAACTAGAAATAAAAGAATTGCAGGAAAGCATCGAGAGTGGGAAAGAACAGTTGCAAGCATCTGAAGAAAAGTTGAAGTCTGCGCAAGAAATAGAGAATAAGTTGGAAGACGAATTAAAAGAAGTAAAAAGTAATGTGAAAGGATTACAATCCAAAATAAAAGAACACAAAGACGTTATTAATCAGCAAAACGTTCAGATGCGAAAGCTTGCAGCAAGAAAAGATGAGATTATAAAACGCAGCAAAGATGTAGAATTAGACATTAAAAAGTTAAACCATGAGATCGGTTCGATTCAACTTTACGCCACTGACTGTAAACAAAAAGTTTCAGAACTTCTACGAAAGTACGAATGGATCGAACAAGACAAGATCTATTTTGGAAAAGCCG GTGGTATTTATGATTTCGAAGTTAATAAACCCGATGAAATGAAACAGAAGGTACATAGATTACAAACACACCACGAAAGACTAAGTCGGAATATTAATACACGCGCTGTCAGTTTATTTgacaaagaagaagaacaatataatgaaatgatgaagaaaaggaaaatcgttgaaaatgataaaaagaaaatattggaAACAATTAAACACTTGGATGAGAAGAAGAGATTAACATTGCTTAAAGCTTGGAAACAG GTAAACAAAGATTTTGGATCGATATTCAGTAGTTTGTTGCCAGGAGCAGATGCAAAATTACAAGCTCCTGAAAATCAAACAGTCACGGATGGTTTAGAAGTGAAAATCGCATTTTCCGGCATTTGGAAAGAATCGCTTGGTGAATTATCCGGAGGGCAGAGATCTTTAGTAGCATTGTCATTAATTTTAGCCATGCTTTTATTCAATCCCGCGCCTCTGTATATTCTGGATGAAGTTGATGCTGCTTTAGATCTCTCTCATACGGAGAATATTGGTGTCATGTTGAAAAGACATTTTAAACATTCACAGTTTATTGTTGTATCATTGAAAGACGGAATGTTCAACAATGCCAACGTAATATTTACGACTAGGTTTATTGATGGAATGTCAACAATAATTAGAAACTaa
- the Smc2 gene encoding structural maintenance of chromosomes 2 isoform X1 produces the protein MHIKSMVLDGFKSYGKRIEILGFDKEFNAITGFNGSGKSNILDAICFVLGISNLGQVRAASLQDLVYKSGQAGIKKASVTITFDNRDRNSSPMGYEHYEEITITREVVIGGKNKYLINGSNVPNKRVQDMFCSVQLNVNNPHFLIMQGRITKVLNMKPAEILSMIEEAAGTRMYENKKEAALKTIEKKDSKLNEINNILKEELGPKLEKLKEEKSQYVEFQRIERELEHCKRICLAWKYVNAINESQKAEENVQVVRDKINEITKGIAAGEEELKEIEKEYDVVAKTRDTETGGQLQSLEQELQEVEKKQCKLTAEVNSSKESMKAAVKAVEQLKINIKDDEITCASRQKEYAKVEGLFKQLKETDQQDCKAVEAAQEKYQKISSGLLESQDGENATLEQQLITAKQAASEAQTERKQCDMTLNHNREQLKRKKTDLKSTGDEYKKYTKDLEDKEKELKNMENQLKRLNYQDGTIEALKQQRHTLRNEIRALEEKVDYFESRHPQTRFEYQKPEPNFNPNSVKGVVCKLITVKDKRAAYALDIAAGGKLYNVIVDTETTSKKLLQRGQLQQRVTIIPLNKMNGRTMDNGMVHLAQKIGGAENVQPALSLIEYSEETRSAMTWIFGQIFICKDIDVAKKIAFHERIMRKCVTLEGDVVDPSGTLSGGAASKAGSVLLKLEELKAIQNELDIKQHNLQNVEADLASLTGIADQYMSLKQTFDLRNYEIGVLKQRLEQTVYYKIKEEIDQLEKSIEELTQKMATAETNEKANLKRAGELEHLMKDSANIREKQLKGAEKELERLKKKAENSRKEWQKREQEAETLELEIKELQESIESGKEQLQASEEKLKSAQEIENKLEDELKEVKSNVKGLQSKIKEHKDVINQQNVQMRKLAARKDEIIKRSKDVELDIKKLNHEIGSIQLYATDCKQKVSELLRKYEWIEQDKIYFGKAGGIYDFEVNKPDEMKQKVHRLQTHHERLSRNINTRAVSLFDKEEEQYNEMMKKRKIVENDKKKILETIKHLDEKKRLTLLKAWKQVNKDFGSIFSSLLPGADAKLQAPENQTVTDGLEVKIAFSGIWKESLGELSGGQRSLVALSLILAMLLFNPAPLYILDEVDAALDLSHTENIGVMLKRHFKHSQFIVVSLKDGMFNNANVIFTTRFIDGMSTIIRN, from the exons ATGCATATCAAGAGTATGGTATTAGACGGATTCAAGTCGTACGGAAAAAGAATTGAAATCCTTGGTTTTGATAAAGAGTTCAACGCGATCACAGGATTTAATGGTAGCGGGAAGTCAAATATTTTGGATGCGATATGTTTTGTTTTGGGTATTTCAAATCTTGGCCAG GTCCGTGCAGCGTCGTTACAAGATTTAGTTTATAAATCTGGTCAAGCAGGTATTAAAAAAGCTAGCGTTACAATAACGTTCGACAATCGTGATAGAAATTCGTCTCCGATGGGATACGAACATTACGAAGAGATAACAATCACACGAGAGGTTGTAATCGGTGGGAAAAATAAGTATTTGATCAACGGTTCCAATGTTCCAAACAAGCGTGTACAAGATATGTTTTGTTCCGTTCAATTGAACGTGAATAATCCACACTTCTTGATTATGCAAGGGAGAATAACGAAAGTTCTTAACATGAAACCCGCAGAAATTTTATCTATGATAGAAGAGGCTGCGGGTACAAGAATGTACGAGAACAAGAAAGAGGCTGCGTTAAAGACTATAGAAAAGAAAGACAGtaaattgaatgaaataaacaat ATTTTGAAAGAAGAGCTAGGCCCAAAATTGGAAAAACTCAAGGAAGAAAAATCGCAATACGTGGAATTTCAACGTATAGAAAGAGAATTAGAACATTGTAAAAGAATTTGCCTCGCTTGGAAATACGTGAACGCTATAAATGAGAGTCAGAAAGCGGAGGAAAATGTACAAGTAGTTAGGGATAAAATCAATGAAATAACTAAAGGTATTGCAGCCGGCGAGGAAGAACTTAAAGAAATAGAGAAAGAGTACGATGTAGTTGCCAAAACGAGAGATACA GAAACAGGGGGTCAGCTACAATCTCTGGAGCAAGAATTACAAGAGGTAGAAAAGAAGCAATGTAAACTAACGGCTGAAGTGAACAGCAGCAAAGAAAGCATGAAAGCTGCTGTAAAGGCTGTAGAACAATTGAAGATTAACATAAAAGACGACGAAATTACTTGCGCATCCAGGCAGAAAGAATATGCTAAAGTTGAAGGGCTTTTCAAACAATTGAAAGAGACGGATCAACAAGATTGTAAAGCTGTGGAGGCTGCGCAAGAAAAATATCAGAAGATTAGTTCCGGTTTATTGGAGAGTCAAGATGGTGAAAATGCAACGTTGGAGCAGCAATTAATAACGGCGAAGCAAGCAGCTTCCGAAGCACAGACAGAGCGTAAACAATGTGACATGACATTAAATCATAATAGAGAACAACTAAAAAGGAAGAAGACGGATTTGAAAAGTACTGGAGACGAGTATAAGAAATATACTAAAGATCTTGAAGATAAGGAAAAGGAGCTAAAGAATATGGAGAATCAACTGAAACGATTAAATTATCAAGACGGAACCATAGAAGCGTTAAAACAACAAAGGCATACGCTGAGAAACGAGATAAGAGCGTTGGAAGAAAAAGTGGATTACTTCGAATCCAGACATCCACAAACTAGATTTGAATATCAAAAACCTGAACCTAATTTCAATCCCAATTCTGTGAAAGGAGTGGTGTGCAAATTAATTACAGTTAAGGATAAGAGAGCCGCGTACGCTTTAGATATTGCTGCGGGAGGAAAG TTGTACAATGTAATAGTCGATACTGAAACTACAAGTAAAAAATTACTTCAACGTGGTCAGTTGCAACAACGCGTTACCATTATTCCGTTGAACAAAATGAATGGAAGAACGATGGATAATGGAATGGTTCATTTGGCGCAAAAGATAGGTGGAGCAGAGAATGTGCAACCAGCGTTGTCGCTTATAGAGTATTCAGAAGAAACTCGATCAGCCATGACTTGGATTTTCggacaaattttcatttgcaaaGATATAGATGTTGCTAAGAAGATTGCGTTTCATGAGAGGATTATGAGAAAATGCGTTACTTTAGAAGGCGACGTCGTTGATCCTTCCGGTACACTATCTGGTGGTGCAGCATCGAAGGCTGGCTCTGTTTTATTAAAGCTAGAAGAGTTGAAAGCTATACAGAATGAATTGGACATTAAACAACACAATTTGCAAAATGTTGAGGCCGATTTGGCAAGTTTGACTGGTATTGCTGATCAGTACATGTCGTTAAAACAAACGTTTGATTTACGGAATTATGAAATCGGCGTGTTAAAACAAAGATTAGAACAGACagtctattataaaataaaagaagag ATTGATCAGTTGGAGAAAAGTATCGAAGAGCTTACGCAGAAAATGGCAACAGCAGAAACAAATGAGAAAGCGAATCTGAAACGTGCTGGAGAATTGGAACACCTAATGAAAGACTCGGCTAATATTCGCGAGAAACAATTGAAAGGAGCTGAGAAGGAACTAGAAAGACTGAAGAAGAAGGCAGAGAATAGTCGTAAAGAGTGGCAGAAACGAGAACAGGAGGCAGAGACACTTGAACTAGAAATAAAAGAATTGCAGGAAAGCATCGAGAGTGGGAAAGAACAGTTGCAAGCATCTGAAGAAAAGTTGAAGTCTGCGCAAGAAATAGAGAATAAGTTGGAAGACGAATTAAAAGAAGTAAAAAGTAATGTGAAAGGATTACAATCCAAAATAAAAGAACACAAAGACGTTATTAATCAGCAAAACGTTCAGATGCGAAAGCTTGCAGCAAGAAAAGATGAGATTATAAAACGCAGCAAAGATGTAGAATTAGACATTAAAAAGTTAAACCATGAGATCGGTTCGATTCAACTTTACGCCACTGACTGTAAACAAAAAGTTTCAGAACTTCTACGAAAGTACGAATGGATCGAACAAGACAAGATCTATTTTGGAAAAGCCG GTGGTATTTATGATTTCGAAGTTAATAAACCCGATGAAATGAAACAGAAGGTACATAGATTACAAACACACCACGAAAGACTAAGTCGGAATATTAATACACGCGCTGTCAGTTTATTTgacaaagaagaagaacaatataatgaaatgatgaagaaaaggaaaatcgttgaaaatgataaaaagaaaatattggaAACAATTAAACACTTGGATGAGAAGAAGAGATTAACATTGCTTAAAGCTTGGAAACAG GTAAACAAAGATTTTGGATCGATATTCAGTAGTTTGTTGCCAGGAGCAGATGCAAAATTACAAGCTCCTGAAAATCAAACAGTCACGGATGGTTTAGAAGTGAAAATCGCATTTTCCGGCATTTGGAAAGAATCGCTTGGTGAATTATCCGGAGGGCAGAGATCTTTAGTAGCATTGTCATTAATTTTAGCCATGCTTTTATTCAATCCCGCGCCTCTGTATATTCTGGATGAAGTTGATGCTGCTTTAGATCTCTCTCATACGGAGAATATTGGTGTCATGTTGAAAAGACATTTTAAACATTCACAGTTTATTGTTGTATCATTGAAAGACGGAATGTTCAACAATGCCAACGTAATATTTACGACTAGGTTTATTGATGGAATGTCAACAATAATTAGAAACTaa
- the LOC143214238 gene encoding ribosomal protein S6 kinase delta-1, whose protein sequence is MAPTRDKWMRRFIIPETTRHKKGFTIYKVTSVVFLKSSHEEISKVSVWKRYNDFKKLHSELSILCVRSQIKESYPTFPKPKFFGRFEAEVIEERRECALKFLEFVGRHSYLYSSDIFIKFFETSHADYSVHDCSQSLSSDTSVEDDRHAYINHSPPNDIISQNIFEAKVTHSSILPISVTENETKQSQEASKSKELQYAQLNDANSKIEDKKAYMTRNTDIDKIISSLEDNQLICNRNNNCYEDSNHNLQNDNDRVIIQTSSSNVNTDVFTADANSSPTMHDGSDLPQAWTDTSQYILVAAAHMNAAFKHEDLTEYEEAFTQYKMGISSLRSGVESDSNKIRAEIIKEKISKYLERAEKLYNRYLNCNISLLSKPISELQHYKVLKILETVMLVKDVRKNCLNIVKTVEKSATNKENVSDYILRGQVPYMVQLHACIDTETTVFLILQHLSRGKLWDFILSHYISNNNRSCDKRIAENNIGKSVNDSNILEKDSIENENKGTASLDNVKLPSTNSKVQIKIDQTAVDKTNEIYRNLSTTQLLEKAQILLQSVNATLKESNTVVNRVHESDYLFDHEQNTNLLNLKNSINQSKNWTDTPVDINKISIEIDSIDKNTTIEKIPENNVIIPNYLLVNNHKKERSQCSTGNSSLSDSFKDLSFDDKESTSSSMDSLKTIDALDIIDHKSNKADNTINNSEFKKSAKSHGKTGRKSCYTPIGQQIQYIDITQKNNIADIEQVLWMIPENVIRLWAAEILLALEALHQQEVTVFDLRPENILLDDNGHVQLTYIVPTHNIDLLKYKHPYASPELCMFSPMIPLTPATDIWSFGVILYELIVGNKFQVKHPSVFHSHSLLSIPCKLSENAKSLLVNILKYQPNERLTIPEIKQHPFFKEINWSSLVDTF, encoded by the exons ATGGCACCCACGAGAGACAAATGGATGAGGCGTTTTATTATTCCTGAAACAACGCGACACAAGAAAGGCTTTACCATCTACAAAGTTACTTCTGTG GTATTTCTGAAATCTTCCCACGAAGAAATATCCAAAGTATCCGTATGGAAGCGTTACAATGACTTCAAGAAGCTTCACTCGGAGTTAAGCATTCTCTGCGTGAGATCTCAAATCAAGGAGAGTTACCCGACATTCCCAAAGCCAAAATTCTTTGGCAGGTTCGAGGCTGAAGTTATAGAAGAAAGAAGGGAATGTGCATTAAAGTTTTTAGAGTTTGTAGGCAGGCACTCGTATTTATACTCTAgcgatattttcataaaattttttgaaactaGTCACGCAGATTATTCTGTGCACGATTGTTCGCAATCTCTTAGCTCCGATACATCGGTGGAAGATGATCGTCATGCTTATATAAATCATTCACCGCCTAACGATATCATTTCTCAGAATATTTTCGAAGCTAAAGTTACTCACAGTTCTATATTACCTATTTCCGTAACTGAAAATGAAACAAAGCAATCTCAAGAAGCTTCTAAATCTAAGGAACTACAATATGCACAGTTGAATGATGCAAATTCTAAGATCGAGGATAAAAAAGCATACATGACAAGAAACACAGACATAGACAAGATTATATCTAGTTTAGAAGATAATCAATTAATTTGTAATAGAAATAACAATTGCTATGAAGATTCGAATCATAATCTTCAAAATGACAATGATCGTGTAATTATACAGACATCGAGCAGCAACGTGAACACCGATGTATTTACTGCTGATGCGAATTCTTCTCCGACTATGCACGACGGTTCTGATTTACCGCAAGCATGGACAGACACTTCCCAATACATATTAGTCGCAGCTGCACATATGAACGCAGCCTTTAAACATGAAGATCTTACAGAGTACGAGGAAGCGTTTACCCAGTACAAAATGGGAATCTCTAGTTTGCGATCTGGCGTTGAATCTGATTCTAATAAAATAAGAGCAGAGATAATTAAGgaaaaaatatcgaaatatttGGAACGGGCCGAAAAACTTTACAATAGATACCTGAATTGTAATATCTCTTTGTTGAGTAAGCCCATCTCAGAACTTCAACATTATAAAGTATTAAAGATTTTGGAAACAGTGATGCTTGTAAAAGACGTCCGCAAGAACTGCCTGAATATTGTAAAA ACTGTAGAGAAGTCAGCCACCAATAAAGAAAACGTAAGCGATTATATACTACGTGGACAGGTGCCGTACATGGTACAGTTACATGCATGCATCGATACGGAAACAACAGTATTCttaattttacaacatctcag ccGTGGAAAGTTGTGGGACTTTATACTATCGCACTATATCTCTAACAACAACCGATCATGTGATAAAAGAATTGCAGAGAACAATATTGGAAAATCAGTGAACGATAGTAATATTTTGGAGAAAGATAgtattgaaaatgaaaataaaggaACTGCGTCGCTAGATAATGTGAAATTACCTAGTACAAATTCCAAAGTACAAATAAAGATAGATCAAACGGCAGTAGATAAAACAAATGAGATATATAGGAATCTATCTACTACGCAATTATTAGAGAAGGCACAGATACTGCTACAATCGGTTAATGCAACATTGAAAGAAAGTAATACTGTAGTGAATCGAGTACACGAATCTGATTACTTGTTCGACCATGAACAAAACactaatttattgaatttaaaaaaCAGTATAAATCAGTCGAAAAATTGGACCGATACTCCGGTGGACATTAATAAGATATCGATAGAAATTGACAGTATAGATAAGAATACTACAATCGAAAAAATACCTGAGAACAATGTGATAATTCCTAATTACTTATTGGTAAATAATCATAAAAAAGAAAGGAGCCAATGTAGTACTGGCAATTCATCGTTAAGCGATAGTTTCAAAGATCTTAGTTTCGATGACAAGGAGTCGACGAGTTCGTCAATGGACAGCTTAAAAACCATTGATGCTCTTGACATAATAGATCACAAGAGTAACAAGGCAGATAACACTATAAATAACTCGGAGTTTAAAAAATCAGCAAAATCTCATGGGAAAACTGGAAGGAAAAGTTGTTACACGCCAATCGGTCAACAGATACAGTATATCGACATTACGCAAAAAAACAACATTGCAGATATTGAACAAGTACTATGGATGATACCAGAAAATGTTATTCGTCTTTGGGCTGCTGAAATACTTTTAGCATTAGAAGCATTGCACCAACAAGAAGTTACAGTGTTTGATTTAAGACCAGAGAACATATTACTGGATGATAATGGACACGTTCAACTAACGTACATTGTGCCGACTCATAATATAGATTTACTGAAGTATAAACACCCTTATGCGTCTCCTGAATTATGTATGTTCTCGCCGATGATTCCCCTTACTCCAGCCACAGATATCTGGAGCTTTGgtgttatcttatatgaattAATAGTAGGCAAT AAATTTCAAGTGAAACATCCAAGTGTATTTCACTCGCATTCCCTGCTTAGTATTCCTTGCAAATTATCGGAGAATGCCAAGTCCTTGTTGGTTAAT ATACTGAAATATCAACCGAATGAAAGGTTGACAATACCAGAGATAAAGCAGCATCCCttctttaaagaaattaattggtCAAGTTTGGTAGATACATTTTAG